Part of the Sulfuricella denitrificans skB26 genome is shown below.
CTGGCCGCAACCGTCTGGCCTACATCGATGTTGCGCGCCACCACGACGCCGGAAATCGGGGAGCGGATCACGGAATAGTTCAGGTTGGTGCGGGAGCGCGTCAACTGGGCTTGCGCCAGCTTGAGCTGCGCCAGAGCAGAATCCAGCTGCTGCCTCGCCTGATCGACGGCATCCTGAGAAATAAAGCCCTTCTGCTGCAACAAACGAGCACGCTCCTCCTTGGCTCGCATCAGCACAAGATTGGCCTCCGCATTGGCGATATTGGCTTGATCCTGCCTGAGCTGGGCATCGAACAGGGCGGGATCAAGTTCTGCCAGAATCTGTCCTTCTTTCACCCGGCTGTTGAAATCCGCATTGAGCTTCTTCACCGTGCCAGACACCTGGGTACCAACGTTCACCAGCACCACCGGGCTCAGGGTGCCATTGGCCGAGATGCTCTGGACAATGTCGCCGCGGTCGACTACCTGGGTTTTGTACTTTTCCCGGGATGAGTTGGCGCGCTGGTTCTGCCAATAATAAGCTCCGCCAGCAGCGACGATGAGCGCGAGAATAACCAGCGGAATTCGGATGGAACGGATTGAGGGCATAGGCGTCTTCTGCAAAGAAAAAATTATAGCAGTTGCCCGTCTATCTTACCCTATTCAAGCGATGCCGGCATTTCCCTCCACCCCGATCAACTTGGGCAAATTGAGCTTGCGCGGCGTGATCACCTTCTTGTCGCGCAAGTAGCTCGCCACCACATCCCAGACCGGCTCGCCTGTAGCACCTTCGGCCACTGGCGCCCACCCCGCCACTTTGTATTTCTTGTTGGGATCGAGCGGCTTGCCTTTCATGACCATGTTGTTGATGCGCTTGCCGAAGCCCTGGCGCAAATCGCATGTATAGCTGATGCCGCCAACGCGCACCATGTCGCCACCCTGCTGCTTGTAGGGATCGGCATTGAACAGGTTATCGCAGACGTCTTCCATGATGTCCTTGATCATCATGCCGCTCATCTCGGTGAGAGTGGTATACGGATAAGTAATGGCGGTCTGATCCATCACATTTTCC
Proteins encoded:
- a CDS encoding efflux RND transporter periplasmic adaptor subunit codes for the protein MPSIRSIRIPLVILALIVAAGGAYYWQNQRANSSREKYKTQVVDRGDIVQSISANGTLSPVVLVNVGTQVSGTVKKLNADFNSRVKEGQILAELDPALFDAQLRQDQANIANAEANLVLMRAKEERARLLQQKGFISQDAVDQARQQLDSALAQLKLAQAQLTRSRTNLNYSVIRSPISGVVVARNIDVGQTVAASFQTPVLFQIAGDLKQMQIETSVAEADIGNLNIGLDVRFTVDAFADRQFSGKVKQVRLNPTVQQNVVTYNVVVAVDNPDEVLLPGMTAHVQIIVSRHENVLRVSNAALRFKPLKEEGDEVAGKNNKKIKGRGGATVYRLDQGAPKPVKIKAGISDGSYTEVLGDELKLGESLVVREMGAKKDKGSGFSLRMM